A portion of the Chondrinema litorale genome contains these proteins:
- a CDS encoding RNA polymerase sigma factor: MRVFDEHTVIEGCKKNEHSSQQKLYQRYADSMLGLCIRYLKNRDIAEEVMIAGFMKIFEKIDTFRCEGSFEGWLKRIMVNECLMYLRKNSKNNFSRDIEEVYGEIEPIKADTSLEAKELLEMVHQLPAGYRTVFNMYAIEGYNHQEIAKELNISEGTSKSQLSKARKYLQGLIKKYEKIS, from the coding sequence TTGAGAGTATTTGATGAACATACAGTAATTGAAGGCTGCAAAAAGAATGAGCATTCTTCGCAGCAAAAGCTCTATCAGCGATATGCAGATAGTATGCTTGGTCTGTGCATCAGATATTTAAAAAACAGAGATATAGCCGAAGAAGTAATGATTGCGGGGTTTATGAAGATATTCGAGAAGATTGACACATTTAGATGTGAAGGTAGTTTTGAAGGTTGGCTAAAAAGAATAATGGTGAATGAGTGCTTGATGTATCTGAGAAAAAACAGCAAAAATAATTTCAGTAGAGATATTGAAGAAGTTTACGGTGAAATAGAGCCAATAAAAGCAGATACAAGTTTAGAAGCTAAAGAATTATTAGAGATGGTTCATCAATTACCCGCTGGCTATAGAACAGTATTTAACATGTACGCCATCGAAGGTTATAACCATCAAGAAATTGCCAAAGAACTAAATATTAGCGAAGGCACATCAAAATCTCAGCTTAGTAAAGCGAGAAAGTATTTACAAGGTCTTATTAAAAAATATGAGAAAATAAGCTAA
- a CDS encoding porin family protein gives MKKHIIYLWVLLMGLSINVFAQQSSVTADTVIINFGRNGSKMIFYLQNTEDVNDLENINFEELMANVATYVDSAHYNESGYLEVNDDMAQYKVEMPWKDDKEEDRLTFVRRPDTFISIEKKDKESWKRRTHQYMNFDLGLSGYFDNGSIPQNTNYETRPWGSRYISVNLMSRTRLSKQTKKAFYFKCGMSFSWTNFMFENNVQLVKTGDEIAFEESMINLEKSKLTVSYVNLPVMFQYYVKNKFKISAGAYAGYRLGSYTKIKYNDEGDSQKDHDRGNYNLEPFRYGVRGEIGWGWFTLFANYDLNPLFRKNDTVPELHAFNFGIRL, from the coding sequence ATGAAAAAGCATATCATTTACCTATGGGTTTTACTTATGGGATTAAGCATTAATGTATTTGCTCAGCAAAGTTCTGTTACGGCAGACACGGTAATAATAAATTTCGGTAGAAATGGCAGTAAGATGATTTTCTACTTGCAAAATACGGAGGATGTAAATGATCTAGAAAACATCAATTTCGAAGAGCTAATGGCAAATGTAGCTACCTATGTAGACTCTGCTCATTATAACGAATCGGGTTATCTAGAAGTAAATGACGATATGGCACAATACAAAGTAGAAATGCCTTGGAAAGACGATAAGGAGGAGGACAGGCTTACTTTTGTAAGAAGACCAGATACATTTATCAGCATTGAGAAAAAAGATAAAGAATCGTGGAAAAGAAGAACCCACCAATACATGAACTTCGATTTGGGACTAAGTGGCTATTTTGACAATGGCAGCATTCCGCAAAATACCAATTATGAAACCAGACCATGGGGTTCTCGCTACATATCGGTAAACCTAATGTCTAGAACTAGGCTGAGTAAGCAAACCAAAAAAGCATTCTATTTTAAATGTGGAATGAGCTTCTCTTGGACAAACTTTATGTTTGAAAATAATGTGCAGTTAGTAAAAACTGGAGATGAGATTGCCTTTGAAGAGTCTATGATTAATCTTGAAAAATCTAAACTCACGGTATCTTATGTAAACTTGCCAGTAATGTTTCAATATTATGTAAAAAACAAGTTTAAGATTAGTGCTGGTGCTTATGCTGGTTACAGACTTGGCAGTTACACCAAAATTAAATATAACGATGAAGGAGATTCGCAGAAAGATCACGATCGAGGCAATTACAATCTAGAACCATTTAGATATGGTGTAAGAGGTGAGATTGGTTGGGGCTGGTTTACGTTGTTTGCCAACTACGATTTAAATCCATTATTCAGGAAAAACGATACAGTTCCAGAGTTACATGCATTCAATTTTGGAATAAGGCTATAG